A genomic segment from Aegilops tauschii subsp. strangulata cultivar AL8/78 chromosome 1, Aet v6.0, whole genome shotgun sequence encodes:
- the LOC109785404 gene encoding leucine-rich repeat receptor protein kinase HPCA1 isoform X2, producing the protein MSLPIAAIVGIAAGGAALLVLVAVVIALWCRARARRNRTSDTGSSDPSTLVEWGKGGRSSSAPERQGARQFSLEELAQATNNFSEANLVGAGSFGLVYKGLLFDGSVVAIKRRMGAPRLEFSDEVRRLSEICHRNIVTLIGYCQEGGLQMLVFEYSPNGNVCSHLYGKGSMTRLEFKQRLAIAIGAAKGLNHLHSLMPPLIHKNFKTSNVLVDENFIAKVADAGLFRLLRGHEDVGSSHGFSSSVYQDPEAHSVAQFSESSDVYSFGVFLLELITGREAASLQPPESRESLAHWLEAHFSSNELIDPRLGGGFTTEGMKEFVGLAFQCLNPSSRRRPKMRLVAAELDRILETEMSLTTIMGDGTAIITLGSQLFTS; encoded by the exons ATGTCATTGCCGATCGCCGCCATAGTCGGCATTGCCGCCGGTGGCGCCGCCTTGCTCGTCTTGGTGGCCGTGGTGATCGCGCTCTGGTGCCGGGCGCGCGCGCGGCGTAACAGGACCTCCGACACCGGCTCCTCGGATCCTTCCACCCTAG TGGAGTGGGGCAAGGGGGGGCGAAGTTCCTCGGCGCCGGAGCGTCAGGGCGCGAGACAGTTCTCTCTCGAGGAGCTGGCGCAGGCGACCAATAACTTCAGCGAGGCCAACTTGGTTGGCGCCGGGAGCTTTGGCCTGGTGTACAAGGGGTTGCTTTTTGATGGTTCAGTCGTGGCCATCAAGAGGCGCATGGGAGCACCAAGGCTGGAGTTTTCCGACGAG GTTAGGAGGCTTTCAGAGATATGTCATCGGAACATCGTAACTCTGATTGGTTATTGCCAGGAAGGAGGTCTACAAATGCTAGTGTTTGAGTACTCACCCAATGGCAATGTCTGTAGCCATCTATATG GGAAAGGCTCCATGACACGGCTTGAGTTCAAACAGAGGCTAGCAATAGCCATTGGTGCAGCTAAAG GTCTGAATCATCTGCATAGTCTTATGCCTCCTTTGATCCACAAGAACTTCAAGACGAGCAATGTACTGGTCGATGAGAATTTTATTGCGAAGGTGGCTGATGCTGGACTTTTTAGGTTACTTAGAGGACATGAAGATGTCGGGTCATCGCATGGGTTTAGCAGCAGTGTCTACCAGGATCCCGA AGCACACTCGGTGGCGCAGTTTTCTGAAAGCAGCGACGTCTACAGCTTTGGAGTGTTTCTTTTGGAGCTAATTACTGGAAGAGAAGCTGCTAGCTTGCAACCTCCAGAATCCAGAGAATCTCTGGCCCACTGG CTGGAAGCACATTTCAGTTCAAATGAACTGATTGACCCAAGGTTAGGTGGCGGTTTCACGACAGAAGGTATGAAAGAATTTGTTGGGCTTGCTTTCCAGTGTCTGAACCCATCCTCCAGAAGGCGGCCGAAGATGAGGCTGGTTGCGGCTGAACTAGACCGTATTCTCGAGACGGAGATGTCTCTAACAACGATTATGGGCGACGGAACCGCCATCATCACCCTTGGGAGCCAACTATTTACATCGTAA
- the LOC109785404 gene encoding leucine-rich repeat receptor protein kinase HPCA1 isoform X1: MSLPIAAIVGIAAGGAALLVLVAVVIALWCRARARRNRTSDTGSSDPSTLVEWGKGGRSSSAPERQGARQFSLEELAQATNNFSEANLVGAGSFGLVYKGLLFDGSVVAIKRRMGAPRLEFSDEVRRLSEICHRNIVTLIGYCQEGGLQMLVFEYSPNGNVCSHLYDSGKGSMTRLEFKQRLAIAIGAAKGLNHLHSLMPPLIHKNFKTSNVLVDENFIAKVADAGLFRLLRGHEDVGSSHGFSSSVYQDPEAHSVAQFSESSDVYSFGVFLLELITGREAASLQPPESRESLAHWLEAHFSSNELIDPRLGGGFTTEGMKEFVGLAFQCLNPSSRRRPKMRLVAAELDRILETEMSLTTIMGDGTAIITLGSQLFTS; encoded by the exons ATGTCATTGCCGATCGCCGCCATAGTCGGCATTGCCGCCGGTGGCGCCGCCTTGCTCGTCTTGGTGGCCGTGGTGATCGCGCTCTGGTGCCGGGCGCGCGCGCGGCGTAACAGGACCTCCGACACCGGCTCCTCGGATCCTTCCACCCTAG TGGAGTGGGGCAAGGGGGGGCGAAGTTCCTCGGCGCCGGAGCGTCAGGGCGCGAGACAGTTCTCTCTCGAGGAGCTGGCGCAGGCGACCAATAACTTCAGCGAGGCCAACTTGGTTGGCGCCGGGAGCTTTGGCCTGGTGTACAAGGGGTTGCTTTTTGATGGTTCAGTCGTGGCCATCAAGAGGCGCATGGGAGCACCAAGGCTGGAGTTTTCCGACGAG GTTAGGAGGCTTTCAGAGATATGTCATCGGAACATCGTAACTCTGATTGGTTATTGCCAGGAAGGAGGTCTACAAATGCTAGTGTTTGAGTACTCACCCAATGGCAATGTCTGTAGCCATCTATATG ATTCAGGGAAAGGCTCCATGACACGGCTTGAGTTCAAACAGAGGCTAGCAATAGCCATTGGTGCAGCTAAAG GTCTGAATCATCTGCATAGTCTTATGCCTCCTTTGATCCACAAGAACTTCAAGACGAGCAATGTACTGGTCGATGAGAATTTTATTGCGAAGGTGGCTGATGCTGGACTTTTTAGGTTACTTAGAGGACATGAAGATGTCGGGTCATCGCATGGGTTTAGCAGCAGTGTCTACCAGGATCCCGA AGCACACTCGGTGGCGCAGTTTTCTGAAAGCAGCGACGTCTACAGCTTTGGAGTGTTTCTTTTGGAGCTAATTACTGGAAGAGAAGCTGCTAGCTTGCAACCTCCAGAATCCAGAGAATCTCTGGCCCACTGG CTGGAAGCACATTTCAGTTCAAATGAACTGATTGACCCAAGGTTAGGTGGCGGTTTCACGACAGAAGGTATGAAAGAATTTGTTGGGCTTGCTTTCCAGTGTCTGAACCCATCCTCCAGAAGGCGGCCGAAGATGAGGCTGGTTGCGGCTGAACTAGACCGTATTCTCGAGACGGAGATGTCTCTAACAACGATTATGGGCGACGGAACCGCCATCATCACCCTTGGGAGCCAACTATTTACATCGTAA